In Jejubacter calystegiae, the following are encoded in one genomic region:
- a CDS encoding gluconate 2-dehydrogenase subunit 3 family protein, whose amino-acid sequence MKRREFLSSLAVLGVASTLPAAGKAAEVSGGQPWEPGKIQTPPAPPRKGGLQFFTQHEFETVGAIAECFIPADELSISGKEAGCATFIDRQLAGDYGRAATLYRRGRFIKGTPEQGPQSALTPAERYRQGLKALDTATHKRFGKDFVALSTEQQEQLLHAMEANNLDLGPEVDTKVLFELLLQNVREGFLADPIYGGNKGMASWNMIGFPGARYDFRDLLSKKGQKLNIIPTSLIDNGL is encoded by the coding sequence ATGAAACGTAGAGAGTTTTTATCGTCTCTCGCCGTCCTCGGCGTGGCTTCCACGTTGCCTGCAGCCGGTAAAGCGGCGGAGGTAAGCGGCGGCCAGCCCTGGGAACCCGGAAAAATACAGACGCCCCCGGCACCGCCGCGTAAAGGCGGCCTGCAATTTTTTACCCAGCATGAATTCGAAACCGTCGGCGCCATCGCCGAATGCTTTATTCCTGCCGATGAGCTTAGCATTAGCGGTAAAGAGGCTGGTTGCGCCACCTTTATCGACCGCCAGTTGGCCGGTGACTATGGCCGGGCCGCTACGCTGTATCGCCGCGGACGCTTTATTAAAGGCACCCCGGAACAGGGGCCGCAGTCGGCGCTGACCCCCGCCGAACGCTATCGCCAGGGGCTGAAAGCACTGGATACCGCCACCCATAAGCGTTTCGGCAAAGATTTTGTCGCGCTGTCGACAGAGCAGCAGGAACAACTGCTGCACGCCATGGAAGCCAATAATCTCGACCTTGGTCCGGAGGTCGACACAAAAGTGCTGTTCGAACTTCTGCTGCAAAACGTGCGCGAAGGTTTCCTTGCCGACCCTATCTACGGCGGTAACAAAGGGATGGCCAGTTGGAACATGATCGGCTTCCCGGGCGCCCGCTATGACTTCCGCGATCTGCTCAGTAAGAAGGGGCAGAAGCTGAACATTATCCCCACCAGCCTGATCGATAACGGCCTGTAA
- a CDS encoding LacI family DNA-binding transcriptional regulator: protein MKKLTLEILAKMAGVGVATVDRVLNERGGVSPETARKVLEAARKANLRRVLPEAYQRPWQIELLLSGNNAFFFKKLARDFSEVADAVGYQRVCLHRTLIPESQPERLARHLIDCIESRDGIIVFAHDYGPVRDALALCQARGVPVVTIATDLPDAGRLCHVGIDQYQAGRTAGLLMSRATPQAGEAIVVSGRFDYRAHRQRVAGFRDALQQRAPQLRLREVLAGQDQRQTIRKLLDQSLGRAGHIVGLYNTGLGNTEISDVLMQHQLSGRCTYITHELYSVTRRLLQQDILSFTLDQNAAQHAQLAIGILLRHLDTGWQPDVYEAGKVAFNLITAENLA, encoded by the coding sequence ATGAAAAAATTGACGCTGGAGATCCTGGCAAAAATGGCGGGCGTTGGCGTGGCGACGGTCGATCGGGTACTGAATGAGCGCGGCGGCGTTTCTCCGGAAACCGCCCGTAAAGTGCTTGAGGCGGCGCGCAAAGCCAATCTGCGCCGGGTTCTGCCGGAAGCCTACCAGCGTCCCTGGCAGATAGAGCTGCTGCTGAGCGGTAATAACGCCTTCTTCTTCAAGAAGCTGGCCAGGGATTTTAGCGAAGTGGCGGATGCCGTGGGCTATCAGCGCGTTTGCCTGCACCGGACGCTGATTCCGGAATCCCAGCCGGAACGGCTGGCCCGCCACCTGATCGACTGCATAGAATCCCGCGACGGCATTATTGTTTTCGCTCACGATTATGGGCCGGTACGCGACGCGCTGGCGCTGTGTCAGGCTCGCGGCGTACCGGTCGTTACCATCGCCACCGATCTGCCTGATGCCGGGCGGCTGTGCCATGTGGGTATCGATCAATATCAGGCGGGCCGCACCGCCGGGCTGCTGATGAGCCGCGCCACGCCTCAGGCGGGGGAGGCCATTGTCGTCAGCGGCCGCTTCGACTATCGCGCTCACCGCCAGCGGGTAGCGGGCTTTCGGGATGCGCTGCAACAGCGGGCGCCGCAGTTGCGGTTGCGCGAGGTGCTGGCCGGACAGGATCAGCGCCAGACCATTCGTAAGTTGCTGGATCAAAGCCTGGGCCGGGCGGGCCATATCGTCGGCTTATACAATACCGGCCTTGGCAATACCGAAATCAGCGACGTCCTGATGCAGCACCAGTTGAGCGGGCGCTGCACCTACATCACGCATGAACTCTATTCCGTTACCCGCCGCCTGTTACAACAGGATATCCTGAGCTTTACCCTCGATCAGAATGCGGCGCAGCATGCCCAGCTGGCGATAGGGATCCTGCTGCGTCACCTTGATACCGGCTGGCAGCCGGATGTTTACGAGGCCGGGAAAGTCGCTTTTAATCTGATAACCGCAGAGAACCTGGCATAG
- a CDS encoding Gfo/Idh/MocA family protein, whose amino-acid sequence MFPSSLPTPRRPAPQTIPELRWGIIGPGWIAERFVQSLRENSRQQLTAVTARSQEKAGAFAQQWQIPHAFDDTDAMLAHNGLDAIYIATPHNRHFPDAMRCLQAGKHVLIEKPLALNAREGATLQAEARARGLLCMEAMWCDFLPKYDVLRQLLEDGVLGDVHTLIADHGEFFTADHRIFNASLAGGPMLDLGSYLVAFSLMVGGEPQEIIARGQQVPGGVNGQASILMVHNSGMQSVLNTTLFSNTPGGAVIAGRDATLTLDGQFYAPGNFTLRASQGDRTLTWQEPTNRYQQLFHEAEHFAWCLEQGLTDSPIRPLSASLSTLSAMDEVRRQLGIVFNEER is encoded by the coding sequence ATGTTTCCCTCCTCTTTACCCACACCGCGGCGCCCGGCTCCACAGACCATTCCCGAACTACGCTGGGGCATTATCGGCCCGGGCTGGATTGCCGAACGCTTTGTTCAGTCGCTGCGCGAGAACAGCCGCCAGCAATTAACCGCCGTGACGGCCCGCAGTCAGGAGAAAGCCGGGGCCTTTGCGCAGCAGTGGCAGATTCCGCACGCGTTTGACGATACGGACGCGATGCTGGCTCATAACGGACTCGATGCCATTTACATCGCCACGCCCCACAACCGCCACTTTCCGGACGCCATGCGCTGCCTGCAGGCCGGGAAACACGTGCTGATCGAAAAGCCGCTGGCGTTAAACGCCCGGGAAGGGGCGACGTTACAGGCGGAAGCCCGCGCCCGGGGCCTGCTGTGTATGGAAGCCATGTGGTGCGACTTCCTGCCGAAATATGACGTGCTGCGCCAGTTGCTGGAAGATGGCGTACTGGGCGATGTTCACACCCTGATTGCCGATCACGGCGAATTTTTTACCGCCGATCACCGAATTTTCAACGCCAGCCTGGCCGGAGGGCCTATGCTGGATCTCGGTAGCTATCTGGTGGCTTTTAGCCTGATGGTGGGCGGCGAGCCGCAGGAGATTATCGCTCGCGGCCAGCAGGTGCCGGGCGGAGTAAACGGACAGGCGTCGATATTGATGGTGCATAACAGCGGGATGCAGTCGGTGTTAAACACCACGCTGTTTAGCAACACGCCAGGCGGCGCGGTTATTGCCGGACGCGACGCCACCCTGACTCTGGACGGACAGTTTTATGCACCTGGCAACTTTACGCTGCGCGCCAGCCAGGGAGACCGGACGCTGACGTGGCAGGAACCCACCAACCGCTACCAGCAACTGTTTCACGAAGCGGAACACTTCGCATGGTGTCTGGAACAGGGGCTGACAGACTCCCCCATTCGCCCGCTTTCCGCCTCTTTGTCTACCCTTAGCGCGATGGATGAGGTCCGCCGCCAGTTGGGTATCGTCTTTAACGAAGAGCGTTAA
- a CDS encoding GMC family oxidoreductase, giving the protein MKNVRPKADVVVVGLGWCGSLIAEELTRAGLNVVAIERGPWFETATDFPPSVDTDELRWDTRRGMLLPPAVETSTFRNNSSQKALPTRDWNLNEMGYNVGGSGTHWAGMAWRFTPFDLEPYTQTVQRYGEKQIADGLILQDWGVTYDELEPFYDRFEKISGVSGKAGRLNGETIPDGNPFEGNRSSEYPLPPLEGMRLTDIFRDATKAMGYHPFMVPAGQASRAYVNPLGVRMGPCTYCGYCLYYGCGNFSKSSPNACVIPALMQRENFTVLTESAVVRVNKADDGKTVTGVTYIDRNNQEWEQPADIVVLSAFQMQNVRLLLLSKIGQPYDPVTKTGVVGRAYSFQTVSGANLFFEDENLNQYIGAGALSQQIDDFNGDNFDHSNLGFIGGAGILVVARGARPIGNADLLPPGTPRWGKDWKKAYTHAFQNATFIFGQGTSYSHEDYYLDLDPEYTDDYGLPLLRVTFDYNENDRRSAKFIEEKSVAIGKAMGAKTVVGTNSASGHYSPYNLASDHTIGGAVMGTDPKTSVLNRYQQSWDMHNLFVLGASSFPNNAGYNPTGTIGALSLWTAKAIIEQYLKNPGPLVKV; this is encoded by the coding sequence ATGAAAAATGTACGCCCAAAAGCGGATGTCGTGGTCGTCGGCCTTGGCTGGTGCGGTTCGCTGATTGCCGAAGAGCTGACCCGTGCTGGTCTGAACGTGGTCGCCATTGAGCGCGGCCCCTGGTTTGAGACCGCCACCGACTTCCCCCCTTCCGTCGATACCGACGAACTACGCTGGGACACGCGCCGCGGCATGCTGCTGCCCCCGGCAGTAGAAACCTCGACCTTCCGTAATAACAGTAGTCAGAAAGCGCTGCCGACCCGAGACTGGAACCTGAACGAGATGGGCTATAACGTGGGCGGTTCCGGCACCCACTGGGCGGGTATGGCCTGGCGCTTTACGCCATTCGACCTTGAGCCCTACACCCAAACCGTGCAGCGCTACGGCGAAAAACAGATTGCCGACGGCCTGATCCTCCAGGACTGGGGCGTCACTTACGACGAACTGGAGCCGTTCTACGATCGCTTCGAGAAAATTTCTGGCGTTTCCGGTAAAGCCGGGCGCCTGAACGGTGAAACAATCCCCGACGGCAACCCGTTTGAAGGTAACCGCAGCAGCGAATATCCGCTGCCGCCGCTGGAAGGGATGCGCCTGACCGATATCTTCCGCGACGCCACTAAAGCCATGGGCTACCACCCGTTTATGGTCCCGGCGGGCCAGGCGTCCCGCGCCTATGTCAATCCGCTGGGCGTGCGTATGGGTCCCTGCACCTATTGCGGCTACTGCCTCTATTACGGCTGCGGTAACTTCTCTAAGTCCAGCCCCAACGCCTGCGTGATCCCGGCGCTGATGCAGCGTGAAAATTTCACCGTACTGACCGAATCCGCCGTAGTGCGCGTCAACAAGGCTGACGACGGCAAGACCGTTACCGGCGTGACCTATATCGACCGCAATAACCAGGAGTGGGAACAGCCCGCGGATATCGTGGTGTTAAGCGCCTTCCAGATGCAGAACGTGCGCCTGCTGCTGCTGTCGAAAATCGGCCAGCCTTACGATCCGGTCACCAAAACTGGCGTGGTAGGCCGCGCCTACAGCTTCCAGACCGTCTCTGGCGCTAACCTGTTCTTCGAAGACGAAAATCTCAATCAGTACATCGGCGCTGGCGCCCTTTCCCAGCAGATCGATGATTTTAACGGTGACAACTTCGACCATAGCAATCTTGGCTTTATCGGCGGCGCCGGTATCCTGGTGGTGGCGCGCGGTGCCCGCCCCATCGGCAATGCCGATCTGCTGCCGCCCGGTACGCCGCGCTGGGGTAAAGACTGGAAGAAGGCCTATACCCACGCCTTCCAGAACGCCACCTTTATCTTCGGCCAGGGAACCAGCTACTCCCACGAGGATTACTACCTCGACCTCGATCCGGAATACACCGACGATTACGGTTTGCCGCTGCTGCGCGTGACCTTCGACTACAACGAAAACGATCGCCGCTCCGCAAAGTTTATTGAAGAGAAGAGCGTCGCCATCGGTAAGGCCATGGGCGCGAAAACGGTGGTGGGCACCAACTCCGCCTCCGGCCACTATTCGCCCTACAACCTGGCAAGCGATCACACCATCGGCGGCGCGGTGATGGGAACCGACCCTAAAACCAGCGTGCTTAACCGCTATCAGCAGAGCTGGGATATGCACAACCTGTTTGTACTGGGTGCTTCCTCGTTCCCCAATAACGCAGGCTATAACCCCACTGGCACCATCGGCGCCCTGAGTCTGTGGACGGCAAAGGCCATTATCGAACAGTACCTGAAAAACCCCGGACCGCTGGTAAAGGTGTGA
- a CDS encoding acyltransferase: protein MRIVHSGIRDVSAGNNVTVVAPVNLYECELQDDVFIGPFVEIQRHCRIGKGSRVQSHSFLCEGVTLGENCFIGHGVTFANDLFKDGAPEPDPARWITIILGDHVTVGSGATILTDTICPGAVIGAGSVVVKPITRKGIYAGNPARLIRVL, encoded by the coding sequence ATGAGAATAGTGCATAGCGGCATTCGCGACGTCAGCGCTGGTAATAATGTTACGGTGGTGGCGCCGGTAAATCTCTATGAGTGTGAGCTTCAGGATGATGTCTTTATCGGTCCTTTTGTGGAGATCCAGCGTCACTGCCGCATCGGTAAAGGAAGTCGGGTGCAATCCCACTCTTTTCTCTGCGAAGGCGTCACTCTGGGCGAAAACTGCTTTATTGGTCATGGGGTAACCTTTGCCAACGATCTGTTTAAGGACGGTGCCCCGGAGCCAGACCCTGCACGCTGGATAACCATTATCCTGGGCGATCATGTCACCGTAGGCAGCGGAGCGACTATTCTGACCGATACCATTTGCCCTGGAGCAGTCATCGGGGCCGGTAGTGTGGTGGTGAAACCCATTACCCGTAAAGGGATCTATGCGGGGAACCCAGCCCGGCTGATTCGGGTGCTTTAA
- a CDS encoding c-type cytochrome has protein sequence MKKRKIVGGLAVIAAVVAAALLWRNGDASADDVADNQIPMKQPPAPQDAAAVARGKYVAIAGDCVACHTAPGSKQPFSGGYAISTPFGDIFASNITPDVETGIGNWTERDFYRAVRHGKGKEGENLYPAMPYNAYVKVSDKDMHDLWMYMRSVKPVHSKVPETQLPFPYNIRLAMMGWNLLFFDNSGFTPDPSQSDAWNRGAYLVQGLEHCAACHTAKNLLGGDTRAYLQGSNLGDWHAPDITSNPHTGIGQWSEAQIVQYLKLGSNHVAVASGPMAEAVTNSTQHLSDEDLQAIARYLKSLPGDDTQPPQPLAASHPQMKSGENIYSVNCTACHNSDGKGIANLAAGLANNPGLRADDASSIITTILQGGRGAVTQGNPTSGAMPSFAWKLSDQQVAAVATYIRNAWGNAATPVSAEEVAKQRAKLKLPEQMPER, from the coding sequence ATGAAAAAGAGAAAAATCGTTGGCGGTCTTGCCGTTATCGCCGCTGTGGTCGCGGCGGCTCTGCTGTGGCGCAACGGCGACGCATCGGCGGATGACGTGGCCGATAATCAGATTCCAATGAAGCAGCCGCCTGCCCCGCAGGACGCCGCCGCGGTGGCTCGCGGCAAGTATGTCGCCATTGCCGGCGACTGCGTGGCCTGCCATACGGCGCCGGGCAGTAAGCAGCCCTTCTCCGGCGGTTACGCCATCAGCACCCCGTTTGGCGATATCTTCGCCAGCAACATCACGCCGGATGTCGAAACCGGCATTGGTAACTGGACCGAGCGCGACTTTTACCGGGCTGTACGCCACGGCAAAGGGAAAGAGGGGGAAAACCTCTACCCGGCGATGCCTTATAACGCCTATGTGAAGGTCAGCGACAAGGACATGCACGACCTCTGGATGTATATGCGGTCGGTAAAGCCAGTGCACAGCAAGGTTCCTGAAACCCAACTGCCGTTCCCCTATAACATCCGGCTGGCGATGATGGGTTGGAACCTGCTGTTTTTCGATAATTCCGGCTTTACGCCGGACCCCAGTCAGTCCGATGCCTGGAACCGTGGGGCTTATCTGGTTCAGGGGCTGGAGCACTGCGCCGCCTGCCATACCGCCAAGAACCTGCTGGGCGGTGATACCCGCGCTTACCTGCAGGGCAGTAATCTGGGCGACTGGCACGCGCCGGACATCACCAGCAATCCCCATACCGGTATCGGCCAGTGGAGCGAAGCGCAGATCGTGCAGTATCTGAAGCTCGGCAGTAACCACGTCGCCGTGGCTTCCGGGCCGATGGCGGAAGCGGTGACCAATTCGACTCAGCACCTGAGCGATGAGGATTTGCAGGCCATCGCCCGTTATCTGAAGTCGCTGCCAGGTGATGACACCCAGCCGCCGCAGCCGCTGGCCGCCAGTCATCCGCAGATGAAGAGCGGGGAAAATATCTATTCGGTGAACTGTACCGCCTGCCATAACAGCGACGGTAAGGGCATTGCCAACCTGGCGGCGGGTCTGGCCAATAATCCGGGACTGCGGGCGGATGATGCCTCTTCCATCATCACCACCATTTTGCAGGGTGGACGCGGCGCCGTAACTCAGGGCAACCCCACCAGTGGCGCCATGCCCAGCTTCGCCTGGAAGCTTTCCGACCAGCAGGTGGCCGCCGTTGCTACTTACATCCGCAACGCCTGGGGCAATGCGGCAACGCCGGTCAGCGCGGAAGAGGTCGCGAAACAGCGGGCTAAACTCAAGCTGCCGGAGCAAATGCCGGAACGCTAA
- a CDS encoding glycerate kinase, with protein MKIVIALDSFKGSCSARAACSAVAEGLRRVSDSLTLIEMPISDGGEGMLAALQDSPLLARAQWHARRITGPYGQPTEAGFMQLPDGSALIEMAQCCGLELTPAARRDVRHATSYGLGELLSAALDVGCRDIVIGLGGSATNDGGLGFAQALGARFWHADGTPLKCPATAVDLACVDRIDLSALDPRLARIGVQASCDVTNPLLGEQGATRVYGAQKGADATTLNRLEAGMSHYAQRLILATGRDVSRVPGAGAAGGMGAALLWYTDARLRPGIELVLSLLNADTQLHEADLVFTGEGRLDSQSVWGKAPIGVAHAAARHGAPVIALCGGRDESSRQLYQHHIDAMWSICPRPLSLEQAMADAERLLADTAENALRTFLAGRRSPPSATRDQA; from the coding sequence ATGAAAATCGTTATCGCACTGGACTCCTTTAAAGGCAGCTGCAGCGCCCGGGCCGCCTGCTCGGCCGTAGCGGAGGGCTTACGCCGGGTCAGTGATTCACTGACCCTTATCGAAATGCCGATTTCCGACGGCGGCGAAGGCATGCTCGCGGCACTACAGGACAGCCCGCTGCTGGCCCGGGCACAGTGGCATGCACGGCGTATCACCGGGCCCTATGGTCAGCCGACCGAAGCGGGGTTTATGCAGCTCCCGGACGGTAGCGCCCTGATTGAAATGGCGCAGTGCTGCGGGTTGGAATTAACCCCCGCAGCCCGGCGCGACGTGCGCCACGCCACCAGCTACGGACTGGGAGAACTGCTGAGCGCTGCGCTCGACGTCGGCTGTCGCGATATTGTGATTGGGCTGGGCGGGAGTGCGACCAACGACGGCGGCCTGGGGTTCGCCCAGGCGTTGGGCGCCCGCTTCTGGCATGCCGACGGCACGCCGCTGAAATGCCCGGCAACCGCGGTCGATCTGGCCTGCGTCGACAGGATCGATCTTAGCGCGCTCGATCCGCGGCTGGCCCGGATCGGCGTCCAGGCGTCGTGCGATGTCACTAATCCCCTGCTCGGCGAGCAGGGCGCAACCCGGGTCTACGGGGCGCAAAAAGGGGCCGATGCCACCACGCTGAACCGGCTGGAAGCGGGGATGAGCCACTACGCACAGCGGCTCATCCTGGCCACCGGTCGCGACGTCAGCCGCGTTCCCGGCGCCGGGGCCGCTGGAGGGATGGGCGCCGCCCTGCTCTGGTATACCGACGCCCGGCTGCGACCGGGGATTGAGCTGGTGCTGTCGCTGCTGAATGCCGATACCCAGCTGCACGAAGCCGATCTGGTCTTTACCGGCGAAGGACGGCTGGACAGCCAGAGCGTCTGGGGCAAGGCCCCGATCGGAGTCGCCCACGCCGCCGCCCGCCACGGGGCGCCGGTGATTGCGCTGTGCGGCGGGCGCGACGAGAGCAGCCGCCAGCTCTATCAGCACCACATCGATGCCATGTGGTCCATCTGCCCGCGTCCCCTGAGTCTGGAGCAGGCGATGGCCGATGCCGAACGCCTGCTGGCCGATACGGCGGAAAACGCGCTGCGCACCTTTTTGGCCGGGCGGCGCTCCCCGCCCTCTGCGACCCGGGATCAGGCATGA
- a CDS encoding Crp/Fnr family transcriptional regulator yields MKNTLAECGDCDSCCFGKICKDYLFDNPVPQLVQSLERKRCYKKGESLFSCGDEVTHLLALRRGAIKLYDAAGNIQNLFISGQLINGDALHNGRYHYDAIAATDTEICMLETRRLYDLSLITTDFLNYTLALLSRAVYENQRLISVLTRGEAAGRICAFISLLSQKLEENTFPHQHFSLPVTLKEMATLLAISPSTQNRIINELCLQGIIATEKKEIIIINKELLWQRCNFNHFPL; encoded by the coding sequence ATGAAGAATACACTGGCCGAATGTGGCGATTGCGATAGCTGCTGTTTTGGAAAAATATGCAAAGACTATCTGTTCGACAACCCTGTACCCCAACTGGTGCAAAGCCTGGAACGCAAAAGATGTTACAAGAAAGGAGAAAGCCTGTTTTCTTGCGGCGATGAGGTCACTCATTTGCTGGCACTGCGACGCGGCGCAATAAAGTTGTATGATGCCGCGGGTAATATTCAGAATCTGTTTATTTCCGGCCAGTTGATTAACGGTGATGCACTGCACAATGGCCGCTACCATTACGATGCCATTGCGGCTACCGATACCGAAATCTGTATGCTGGAAACCCGTCGGCTTTATGATTTGAGCCTGATAACCACCGACTTTCTTAACTATACCCTGGCGTTACTCTCCCGTGCAGTATATGAAAATCAGCGCCTGATTTCTGTATTAACTCGTGGCGAAGCCGCCGGTCGCATTTGCGCCTTTATTTCCTTGCTGTCTCAAAAACTTGAGGAAAACACCTTTCCGCATCAGCACTTTAGCCTGCCGGTCACCTTAAAGGAGATGGCTACCCTGCTGGCTATTTCCCCCTCAACCCAGAACCGAATAATAAATGAACTCTGCCTTCAGGGAATTATCGCCACCGAGAAGAAAGAGATTATTATTATAAATAAAGAGCTGCTATGGCAGCGCTGCAATTTCAATCACTTCCCGCTATGA
- a CDS encoding FidL-like protein, giving the protein MKRTIALLLILMALAASFAWLSLNHGRGYYQSSCEVNLNYSDSTEGDPYHFYGNLVFDFETNRTGQLYLSGSARSADQDYIFSRYVNFSYLNENNNRYRMAINKVNKIGHDSAPDEVAQKIYRVIGLVGGVYVYMERHRDGYILLGNMVSPVMTCVILS; this is encoded by the coding sequence ATGAAAAGAACGATCGCATTACTGCTTATTCTTATGGCTCTGGCGGCGAGCTTCGCCTGGCTAAGCCTGAATCATGGTCGGGGTTATTATCAAAGTAGTTGTGAGGTCAACCTTAACTACAGCGACAGTACGGAAGGCGACCCGTACCATTTTTATGGTAATCTGGTGTTTGATTTTGAAACTAACCGTACCGGACAGCTCTATCTTTCAGGCAGCGCACGAAGTGCTGACCAGGATTATATTTTTTCCCGCTACGTTAACTTTAGCTATCTGAATGAAAACAATAATCGCTACCGTATGGCGATTAACAAAGTAAACAAGATTGGCCATGATTCGGCGCCGGACGAGGTAGCACAAAAAATCTACCGGGTTATTGGCCTTGTCGGCGGTGTTTATGTTTATATGGAACGTCATCGTGATGGCTATATTCTTTTAGGGAATATGGTATCACCGGTGATGACCTGCGTAATATTGTCATAG
- the fsa gene encoding fructose-6-phosphate aldolase encodes MELYLDTADAAAVARLARCFPVAGVTTNPSIAAAAGRPLAETLIALREALGCEGRLFAQVLAPDAEGMVSQARQLRTLVPDLVVKIPAIPEGLAAIRLLKQEKIPTLGTAVYGAGQGLFAALAGAEYISPYVNRMDAQGGDGVQTTRDLQQLLTQHAPHARVLAASFKTARQALSCLLAGCEAITLPVEIAQQFIQAPAVEAAVERFEQDWQGAFGDRFL; translated from the coding sequence ATGGAGCTTTATCTCGATACCGCCGATGCCGCAGCCGTAGCGCGCCTGGCGCGCTGCTTTCCCGTTGCGGGGGTGACCACCAATCCTTCTATTGCGGCCGCTGCGGGTCGGCCACTGGCCGAGACGCTCATAGCGCTGCGCGAAGCCCTGGGTTGCGAAGGGCGGCTGTTTGCCCAGGTGCTGGCCCCGGATGCGGAAGGCATGGTCTCTCAGGCCAGACAGTTACGAACGCTGGTCCCCGATCTGGTGGTGAAGATTCCCGCAATACCGGAAGGACTGGCGGCGATCCGCCTGCTGAAACAGGAAAAAATCCCGACTCTGGGAACGGCGGTCTATGGTGCGGGGCAGGGGCTGTTTGCCGCACTGGCGGGGGCGGAGTATATCTCTCCTTACGTTAATCGTATGGATGCACAGGGCGGAGACGGCGTACAGACAACGCGCGATCTCCAGCAGTTGCTGACCCAACATGCTCCCCATGCCCGCGTGCTGGCCGCCAGCTTTAAAACTGCCCGCCAGGCGCTGTCGTGCCTGCTGGCAGGCTGTGAGGCGATTACGCTGCCGGTAGAGATCGCACAGCAGTTTATTCAGGCGCCAGCGGTTGAAGCCGCCGTTGAACGCTTCGAACAGGACTGGCAGGGGGCTTTTGGCGATCGCTTCCTGTAA
- a CDS encoding CdaR family transcriptional regulator, which yields MNRVITKSLANEIVSRAMAIIHHNVNVIDHHGRIIASGDRQRIGEQHEVAREVIRTSKRICIHNAAEAAPFKNVNPGINHPILVDEQVVMVIGVSGDPTAISRYAELAILTAELLVRQALEMRDMNWRQHLRNTLFCQYLEHGEAREGQEALRRLGEMGFALRLPLVPIVIALEVAQHRLSDILGTLLREFSRLTAVHEVILLSSHEILILVSVKAPQETLLERIGFILSSQISHYHIGVGVNADDTHAIREAVRFARSVIEVGSQVEPRRQVYYFREMAMLCLFQVLENSYMVNFFKNNVHLLLAHDSGEMLLDTLDCFITNNGEVGKSSQQLGIHRNTLTYRLQQIKKLTQLDPTVFTDLVQLSVSVHCYRRTHPRQSPWIDTLS from the coding sequence ATGAACAGAGTAATCACAAAATCCCTGGCCAATGAGATAGTCAGCCGGGCGATGGCCATCATTCACCATAACGTGAATGTTATCGATCACCACGGGCGCATTATCGCCTCCGGCGATCGCCAGCGCATTGGCGAACAGCATGAAGTGGCCCGCGAGGTGATCCGCACCAGTAAGCGGATCTGCATTCATAATGCCGCCGAGGCCGCACCCTTTAAGAACGTGAATCCGGGAATTAATCATCCGATACTCGTGGATGAGCAGGTGGTGATGGTGATTGGAGTTAGCGGCGATCCCACGGCCATTTCACGCTATGCCGAGCTGGCTATCCTCACCGCCGAACTGCTGGTGCGCCAGGCGCTGGAGATGCGCGATATGAACTGGCGCCAGCACCTGCGCAATACGCTGTTTTGCCAGTATCTGGAGCACGGCGAGGCTCGCGAAGGCCAGGAGGCGCTGCGCCGCCTGGGCGAAATGGGTTTTGCCCTGCGCCTGCCGCTGGTGCCCATCGTGATTGCGCTGGAGGTCGCCCAGCATCGTCTGAGCGATATTTTAGGCACCCTGCTGCGGGAGTTTTCCCGCCTTACCGCCGTCCATGAGGTTATCCTGCTCAGTAGCCACGAAATTCTGATTCTGGTGTCGGTTAAAGCGCCGCAGGAGACGCTACTGGAACGGATTGGCTTTATTCTCAGCAGCCAGATTAGCCACTATCACATCGGCGTCGGGGTCAACGCCGACGACACCCACGCGATTCGCGAAGCCGTGCGCTTCGCCCGTTCGGTTATCGAGGTCGGCAGCCAGGTCGAGCCCCGGCGTCAGGTGTACTACTTCCGGGAAATGGCTATGCTCTGTCTGTTCCAGGTGCTGGAAAACAGCTACATGGTCAACTTTTTCAAAAATAACGTGCACCTGTTGCTGGCCCACGACTCCGGGGAAATGCTGCTCGACACCCTCGACTGCTTTATCACCAACAATGGCGAGGTCGGAAAAAGCTCGCAGCAACTGGGTATCCACCGCAATACCCTGACCTACCGACTCCAGCAGATAAAAAAGCTGACCCAGCTCGACCCCACGGTATTTACCGATCTGGTGCAGCTTTCGGTTTCGGTGCACTGCTATCGCCGGACTCACCCACGTCAGAGCCCCTGGATAGACACCCTGAGCTGA